The DNA region CTTATGCCATTCGTATGCCTGCCATTCAAGCTCTAGGTGGTTTTCGGCCTTACTTTGGCACCGCAGAAGATATTGATTTCCAACTGCGTTTGGCAGAGTTTGGCAGAGTTTGGTATACCCCCACGACCTCCTATTACTACCGCTTGCACAATACTTCAATTACCCATACTCAGAGCCTGTCGGAACAAGAATTCTTTAAATCTGCTGCCCAGGAATTCCAGCGGCAACGGCTCACGAGGGGAAGTGATGATTTACAACGAGGCTGTCCGCCTGTTCTAACTGCTCCGCTTCCTGGTCCTATTTTTTCTTCAGAGGAACATATTCATGGGCTATTACTTGGTTCCGCCTGGAGTAAACACGCTGAGGGACAGAAATTTCAGGCAATAAAAATTGGTCTGAGAACGACCATGACCTATCCCACTTATCTTGAAAGTTGGCGAAGCCTGCTCTTGCTGTTGCTAAAGCCAGTGCCTAAACCATCCTATTCCCCCGTCAAAGACTTGGTGGCTGAGCCTTGTGGTGCCAAGCGATCGTCTTAAACTGAGTAGCTACTTAAACCAAGTCCAGCTAGAGAACGGTCGTTTTCCGATCAGAGAAACTCCGGTTCTGGACTTGGACAAAGTTTAATTCACCTTTCCAGCAAGCATTTCATAGAATCGACAATTTCCACACGGCCCTTCTGGGCTGACGGCACAGCGGATGAGTTCTGAACGCGCATTAAAGCGGCAACTGGCATCACCAAGCACCCAATGACCATTGACTAAACTCCGTTCTGAAGGTCGAGGAACCGACTGAACGTAGAGAGAAATTTGGTGTAATCGGTAGCGACCTGCTCTGAGCTGGTAACGGTGACGGCGCTCCAAAACTGTATAAGTACATCCTTCCAACTCCAGAAAAGAGCCTGGTTGCGGCATCCAATCTAACTGAACACTACCCAAAGAGCGTTTCGGGTGAGTTAAAATCACCTCTGTAGAAAGGTTCAGTGCTTCCATAGCCGTTCTAGTAAATACGCATGGTTTGATGGTATCGCACTCTGGATTCTGGCCGGGTTCCTCCCACGTCATGGCACGGTTCAACTTTGTGTTTCGATATACTACCCCCTGGAGTGTGTTATACATAGTGAGGTTTTATTGAGGTTTTTTAAGAAAATCTTTGCAGCTTAATTACCTACCTGAGGCGGTGAGCCTGTGGCAGGTTTTTTTGTTGCCTGACCATCGGGTACCTGTCGTCCCTTGTTCCACAAGAACTCAGTTGCAGATAACCAGTGTTTGGAGATTAGGCGCTGTGTACTTCTGACCTCAAGCAACTGTTCATCATTCTGAGCTCATCTGAAATTCAGGAGAAAAACATCCTACATGACCGTTTCATCCCCGCCTCCCAGAGATTTTGCTGTTCGCCCCGATCCAGAAATGCGCTTGCGCGATATTCTAAAAACTTTGCCAAAAGAGTGCTTTCAAAAAAATCGTTGGAAAGCCTGGACAACTGTACTCATTAATATTTGCATGGTAGCTTTGGGCTATGTTGCGATCGCCGTAGCTCCCTGGTTTCTGCTACCCCTGGCCTGGATTTTGACAGGAACAGCCTTAACCGGGTCTTTCGTCATTGGTCACGACTGTGGCCATCGTTCCTTCGCGAAACGTCGTTGGGTCAATGATCTGGTAGGGCACAGTATGATGTTACCGCTGATCTATCCGTTTCATAGCTGGCGGATTTTGCACAACAAACATCATGCTCATACAAACAAGATGGATGTGGATAATGCATGGCAACCTTTAAGACCGGAGGTTTATGCAAGCTTGCCTGCCCCCTTACAGTTTGGCTATCGCCTGCTGAGAAAATGGGGATGGTGGCTTGCGTCTATTGTGCATTGGGTCGAGTTGCACTTTGATCT from Leptodesmis sichuanensis A121 includes:
- a CDS encoding fatty acid desaturase yields the protein MTVSSPPPRDFAVRPDPEMRLRDILKTLPKECFQKNRWKAWTTVLINICMVALGYVAIAVAPWFLLPLAWILTGTALTGSFVIGHDCGHRSFAKRRWVNDLVGHSMMLPLIYPFHSWRILHNKHHAHTNKMDVDNAWQPLRPEVYASLPAPLQFGYRLLRKWGWWLASIVHWVELHFDLNNFEPKDRQKVKLSIAVVVIFAAIAFPLMIATVGLWGFVKFWLMPWLVYHFWMSTFTLVHHTAPHIAFQEPEDWNAAKAQLCGTVHCTYPGWVEFLCYDINVHIPHHLSTAIPSYNLRMAHRSLQQNWGSYLNETRFSWPLMQQIAGQCHLYSPKGGYQSFQEFHNQ
- a CDS encoding DUF6464 family protein; amino-acid sequence: MEALNLSTEVILTHPKRSLGSVQLDWMPQPGSFLELEGCTYTVLERRHRYQLRAGRYRLHQISLYVQSVPRPSERSLVNGHWVLGDASCRFNARSELIRCAVSPEGPCGNCRFYEMLAGKVN
- a CDS encoding glycosyltransferase family 2 protein, with protein sequence MQYPSPASVNSALLKPPIVSIIMPMRNAGAFVDRALASILQECEIPLEVMVVDDGSTDGSANRVGTIADPRIHLISGPQQGIAAALNAGLAQAKGDIFMRCDADDLYASGRIQQQVMWLMNHPDFVAICSSYTAIAPAGWEVISFPCGSKAEEITKELQQGVTRTHLCTYAIRMPAIQALGGFRPYFGTAEDIDFQLRLAEFGRVWYTPTTSYYYRLHNTSITHTQSLSEQEFFKSAAQEFQRQRLTRGSDDLQRGCPPVLTAPLPGPIFSSEEHIHGLLLGSAWSKHAEGQKFQAIKIGLRTTMTYPTYLESWRSLLLLLLKPVPKPSYSPVKDLVAEPCGAKRSS